One window of the Saccopteryx leptura isolate mSacLep1 chromosome 9, mSacLep1_pri_phased_curated, whole genome shotgun sequence genome contains the following:
- the ZNF319 gene encoding zinc finger protein 319 → MSESWQQPPQTQPQAQPQQPQPPQPQHHAEPPPALAEHALPPGTAENPLGCAVYGILLQPDPGLQPPQHEPLQAAGEPGPKCGVCGHDLAHLSSPHEHQCLAGHDRSFQCTQCLKIFHQATDLLEHQCVQAEQKPFVCGVCKMGFSLLTSLAQHHSAHTGATGLVKCSICEKTYKPAEAAEPAATAAPSLPPAPSAPAVTTAEQVDKPYSCPICQKPFKHLSELSRHERIHTGEKPYKCTLCDKSFSQSSHLVHHKRTHSSERPYKCAVCEKTFKHRSHLVRHMYAHSGEHHLFRCNVCELHFKESSELLQHPCTPSGERPFRCGECQKAFKRPSDLRQHERTHSAERPFKCDLCPMGFKQQYALMRHRRTHKTEEPFKCGLCEKGFGQPSHLLYHQHVHTLETLFKCPVCQKGFDQSAELLRHKCLPSATERPFKCPVCNKAYKRASALQKHQLAHCSPSEKPLRCTLCERRFFSSSEFVQHRCDPAREKPLKCPDCEKRFKYASDLQRHRRVHTGEKPYKCPSCDKAFKQREHLNKHQGVHAREQQFKCVWCGERFLDVALLQEHSAQHSAAAAAAEGAYQVAACLP, encoded by the coding sequence ATGTCGGAAAGCTGGCAGCAGCCGCCACAGACGCAGCCACAGGCGCAACCACAGCAGCCGCAGCCGCCGCAGCCTCAGCACCACGCAGAACCACCACCAGCCCTGGCCGAGCACGCGCTGCCCCCGGGCACGGCTGAGAACCCCCTGGGCTGTGCTGTCTATGGCATCCTCCTGCAGCCCGACCCGGGCCTGCAGCCCCCACAGCACGAGCCCCTGCAGGCAGCAGGTGAGCCAGGCCCCAAGTGTGGTGTGTGCGGGCACGACCTGGCACACCTGTCCAGCCCGCACGAGCACCAGTGCCTGGCGGGCCACGACCGCTCATTCCAGTGCACGCAGTGTCTCAAGATCTTCCACCAGGCCACTGACCTGCTGGAGCATCAGTGTGTGCAGGCTGAGCAGAAGCCTTTTGTTTGCGGCGTCTGCAAGATGGGCTTCTCACTGCTCACCTCGCTGGCCCAGCACCACAGCGCGCACACGGGCGCCACAGGCCTCGTGAAATGCTCCATCTGTGAGAAGACCTACAAGCCGGCCGAGGCGGCCGAGCCAGCGGCCACTGCTGCCCCCTCGCTGCCCCCAGCGCCCTCAGCGCCTGCTGTCACTACTGCCGAACAGGTTGACAAGCCCTACAGTTGCCCCATCTGCCAGAAGCCCTTCAAGCACCTCTCGGAGCTGTCCCGGCATGAGCGGATCCACACAGGCGAGAAGCCGTACAAGTGCACGCTATGCGACAAGAGCTTCAGCCAGTCGTCGCACCTCGTGCACCACAAGCGCACGCACAGCTCCGAGCGGCCCTACAAGTGCGCGGTCTGCGAGAAGACCTTCAAGCACCGCTCGCACCTGGTGCGCCACATGTACGCGCACTCGGGCGAGCACCACCTGTTCCGCTGCAACGTGTGCGAGCTGCACTTCAAGGAGTCCTCGGAGCTGCTGCAGCACCCGTGCACGCCTAGCGGCGAGCGGCCCTTCCGCTGTGGCGAATGCCAGAAGGCCTTCAAGCGGCCGTCGGACCTGCGGCAGCACGAGCGCACACACAGCGCCGAGCGGCCCTTCAAGTGCGACCTTTGTCCCATGGGCTTCAAGCAGCAATACGCGCTGATGCGGCACCGGCGCACGCACAAAACCGAGGAGCCCTTCAAGTGCGGCCTGTGCGAGAAGGGCTTCGGCCAGCCCAGCCACCTGCTCTACCACCAGCACGTGCACACCCTCGAGACCCTCTTCAAGTGCCCCGTGTGCCAGAAGGGCTTCGACCAGTCGGCCGAGCTGCTGCGGCACAAGTGCCTGCCCAGTGCCACTGAGCGGCCCTTCAAGTGCCCGGTGTGCAACAAGGCCTACAAGCGGGCGTCGGCCCTGCAGAAACACCAGCTGGCCCACTGCTCCCCGTCCGAGAAGCCCCTGCGCTGTACCCTGTGTGAGCGCcgcttcttctcctcctctgagTTCGTGCAGCACCGCTGCGACCCCGCGCGTGAGAAACCGCTCAAGTGTCCAGACTGCGAGAAGCGCTTCAAGTACGCATCGGACCTGCAGCGGCACCGGCGCGTGCACACCGGCGAGAAGCCCTATAAGTGCCCCAGTTGTGATAAAGCCTTCAAGCAGCGTGAGCATCTCAACAAGCACCAGGGCGTGCACGCCCGCGAGCAGCAGTTCAAGTGTGTGTGGTGTGGCGAGCGCTTTCTGGACGTGGCCCTTCTGCAGGAGCACAGTGCACAGCATAGTGCCGCTGCCGCCGCTGCTGAGGGGGCCTACCAGGTAGCCGCCTGCCTGCCCTGA
- the USB1 gene encoding U6 snRNA phosphodiesterase 1 isoform X1 — MSAAPLVGYSSSGSEDEDEAEAGAQAGPGAGCRPRGQSCLPSQRLPVPDSVLSMFPGAEEGPEDDSAKHGGRVRTFPHERGNWATHVYVPYEAREEFLDLLDDLLPHAQTYVPRLVRMEAFHLSLSQSVVLRHHWILPFVQALKDRMASRHRFCFTADRVKIYTNQEKTRTFVGLEVTSGHAQFLDLVSEVDRVMEEFDLTTFYQDPSFHISLAWCVGDAGPQLEGRCLRELQDIVDQFEDSEMLLRVYAEQVRCKSGNKFFSMPLK, encoded by the exons ATGAGTGCGGCTCCCCTGGTGGGCTACAGCAGCAGCGGctctgaggatgaggatgaggccGAGGCCGGCGCTCAGGCCGGGCCGGGGGCTGGATGCCGCCCTCG tggCCAGAGCTGCCTTCCCAGCCAGAGGCTGCCAGTACCAGACAGTGTGCTAAGCATGTTCCCAGGCGCCGAAGAGGGGCCTGAAGATGACAGTGCAAAACATGGGGGGCGGGTGCGTACCTTTCCCCATGAACGGGGCAACTGGGCCACCCATGTCTATGTACCAT ATGAAGCCAGAGAGGAGTTCCTGGACCTGCTGGATGACTTGCTGCCCCACGCCCAGACATACGTCCCCCGGCTGGTAAGGATGGAGGCCTTCCACCTCAGCCTGTCCCAGAGCGTGGTTCTGCGGCATCACTGGATCCTTCCTTTTGTGCAGGCTCTGAAAGACCGCATGGCCTCCCGCCACAG ATTCTGCTTTACTGCCGACCGGGTAAAGATTTATACCAATCAAGAGAAAACCAG GACCTTTGTTGGGCTCGAGGTCACCTCCGGGCATGCCCAGTTCCTGGACCTGGTTTCCGAGGTCGACAGAGTCATGGAGGAGTTTGACCTCACCACTTTCTACCAG GACCCTTCGTTCCACATCAgcctggcctggtgtgtgggtgaTGCTGGTCCCCAGCTGGAAGGGCGGTGCCTGAGGGAGCTGCAG GACATTGTGGACCAGTTTGAAGACTCCGAGATGCTGCTGCGTGTGTACGCCGAGCAGGTCCGCTGCAAGTCTGGGAACAAGTTCTTCTCGATGCCTCTGAAGTGA
- the USB1 gene encoding U6 snRNA phosphodiesterase 1 isoform X2, with protein sequence MSAAPLVGYSSSGSEDEDEAEAGAQAGPGAGCRPRGQSCLPSQRLPVPDSVLSMFPGAEEGPEDDSAKHGGRVRTFPHERGNWATHVYVPYEAREEFLDLLDDLLPHAQTYVPRLVRMEAFHLSLSQSVVLRHHWILPFVQALKDRMASRHRFCFTADRVKIYTNQEKTRTFVGLEVTSGHAQFLDLVSEVDRVMEEFDLTTFYQDPSFHISLAWCVGDAGPQLEGRCLRELQTWRPSPDLRNQNCALTRSPRICAHARI encoded by the exons ATGAGTGCGGCTCCCCTGGTGGGCTACAGCAGCAGCGGctctgaggatgaggatgaggccGAGGCCGGCGCTCAGGCCGGGCCGGGGGCTGGATGCCGCCCTCG tggCCAGAGCTGCCTTCCCAGCCAGAGGCTGCCAGTACCAGACAGTGTGCTAAGCATGTTCCCAGGCGCCGAAGAGGGGCCTGAAGATGACAGTGCAAAACATGGGGGGCGGGTGCGTACCTTTCCCCATGAACGGGGCAACTGGGCCACCCATGTCTATGTACCAT ATGAAGCCAGAGAGGAGTTCCTGGACCTGCTGGATGACTTGCTGCCCCACGCCCAGACATACGTCCCCCGGCTGGTAAGGATGGAGGCCTTCCACCTCAGCCTGTCCCAGAGCGTGGTTCTGCGGCATCACTGGATCCTTCCTTTTGTGCAGGCTCTGAAAGACCGCATGGCCTCCCGCCACAG ATTCTGCTTTACTGCCGACCGGGTAAAGATTTATACCAATCAAGAGAAAACCAG GACCTTTGTTGGGCTCGAGGTCACCTCCGGGCATGCCCAGTTCCTGGACCTGGTTTCCGAGGTCGACAGAGTCATGGAGGAGTTTGACCTCACCACTTTCTACCAG GACCCTTCGTTCCACATCAgcctggcctggtgtgtgggtgaTGCTGGTCCCCAGCTGGAAGGGCGGTGCCTGAGGGAGCTGCAG ACGTGGAGGCCCAGCCCAGACCTAAGAAATCAGAACTGCGCTTTAACAAGATCCCCAAGGATTTGTGCACACGCTAGAATTTGA